Proteins co-encoded in one Prevotella sp. E13-27 genomic window:
- the nusA gene encoding transcription termination factor NusA has translation MATKKEVKGPSMFETFQEFKETKNIDRTTLVSVLEESFRNVLAKMFGSDENFDVIVNPDKGDFEIHRNRVVVEDGEVKDENKEIALSEAQKIEPDYEVGEEVSEEVDFQKFGRRAILNLRQTLASKILELDHDALYQKYKDKVGTIVAGEVYQMWKREILLMDDEGNELHLPKSEQIPADNYRKGETIRALVKEVQNENNNPRIILSRTSPDFLRRLLEAEVPEINDGLIAIRRVARMPGERAKIAVESFDDRIDPVGACVGVKGSRVHGIVRELQNENIDVINYTSNTKLFIQRALSPAKVTSITLDEENHKAEVYLQPEEVSLAIGKGGINIKLASMLTEHTIDVFRVVSEAEADDEDIYLDEFSDEIDQWVIDSIKAIGLDTAKAVLNAPRDMLIEKADLEEETVDHLIEVLKAEFE, from the coding sequence ATGGCAACAAAGAAAGAAGTGAAAGGTCCAAGCATGTTTGAGACCTTCCAGGAATTTAAGGAGACAAAGAACATTGACCGTACTACTCTCGTCAGTGTGCTTGAGGAGAGCTTCCGCAACGTACTGGCAAAGATGTTTGGTTCAGATGAGAACTTTGACGTAATTGTAAACCCTGACAAGGGGGACTTTGAGATTCATCGCAACCGCGTGGTGGTTGAGGATGGTGAAGTGAAGGATGAGAACAAGGAGATAGCACTCTCTGAGGCTCAGAAGATAGAACCTGACTATGAGGTTGGTGAAGAGGTTAGTGAGGAGGTTGACTTCCAGAAGTTTGGACGTCGTGCTATCCTGAACCTGCGCCAGACCCTTGCTTCGAAAATCCTTGAGCTCGATCACGACGCTCTCTATCAGAAGTATAAGGATAAGGTAGGCACCATCGTTGCAGGTGAGGTCTATCAGATGTGGAAGCGCGAGATACTGCTCATGGATGATGAGGGCAACGAGCTCCACCTGCCGAAGAGCGAGCAGATTCCTGCCGACAACTATCGCAAGGGTGAGACCATTCGTGCACTTGTAAAGGAGGTTCAGAACGAGAACAATAACCCACGTATCATTCTTTCACGCACAAGCCCAGACTTCCTCCGCCGTCTGCTTGAGGCTGAGGTGCCTGAGATCAACGATGGACTCATCGCTATACGTCGTGTGGCCCGCATGCCAGGAGAGCGTGCAAAGATTGCTGTTGAGAGCTTCGACGACCGCATAGACCCAGTAGGTGCTTGTGTGGGTGTGAAGGGTTCACGTGTTCACGGTATCGTGCGCGAGCTTCAGAACGAGAATATCGATGTTATCAACTATACATCTAACACAAAGCTGTTCATTCAGCGCGCTCTGTCACCAGCAAAGGTTACAAGCATCACGCTCGACGAAGAGAACCACAAGGCAGAGGTTTATCTCCAGCCAGAAGAGGTTAGTCTCGCTATCGGTAAGGGCGGTATCAACATCAAGCTCGCTTCAATGCTTACAGAACACACCATCGACGTATTCCGTGTAGTCAGCGAGGCTGAGGCTGATGATGAGGATATCTACCTCGATGAGTTCAGCGATGAGATTGACCAGTGGGTTATCGACAGCATTAAGGCTATCGGTCTTGACACCGCGAAGGCTGTGCTCAACGCTCCACGTGATATGCTCATCGAGAAAGCCGACCTTGAGGAGGAGACTGTTGACCATCTGATCGAGGTGCTGAAGGCTGAGTTCGAATAA
- the rimP gene encoding ribosome assembly cofactor RimP, producing the protein MINKETIKTLVEEWLQKGDYFLVDVMMDGDRIAIEIDHADGVWVEDCAELSRYLQEKLGEELDEYELEVGSAGLGQPFKVVQQYKNHIGDEVEVLAADGKKYVGVLKTVEENSFVITTKEKQIPEGKKRPVLVDVDKTFAMDEVKYTKYVLNFK; encoded by the coding sequence ATGATTAATAAGGAAACAATTAAAACACTGGTGGAAGAGTGGCTGCAGAAAGGCGACTACTTCCTTGTTGACGTAATGATGGATGGCGACCGCATCGCCATAGAAATTGACCATGCAGACGGCGTGTGGGTGGAAGACTGCGCCGAGCTGAGCCGCTACCTGCAGGAGAAACTCGGTGAGGAACTCGACGAATATGAACTCGAGGTTGGATCAGCAGGTCTTGGACAGCCGTTTAAGGTCGTTCAGCAGTATAAGAACCACATCGGTGACGAGGTGGAGGTGCTCGCTGCCGATGGAAAGAAGTATGTAGGTGTGCTGAAGACTGTTGAAGAGAACAGCTTTGTAATCACCACAAAGGAGAAACAAATACCTGAAGGAAAGAAACGCCCTGTCCTCGTGGATGTTGACAAGACATTCGCAATGGATGAGGTGAAGTACACAAAATATGTGTTGAATTTCAAATAA